One genomic window of Bradyrhizobium sp. B124 includes the following:
- the epsC gene encoding serine O-acetyltransferase EpsC: protein MKRELPPQSPPSSAGVAGSPPGRWQLDRIVAELRVSREETHSIRRDCDPRRAPSRDALEAILDGLTEALFPRHYGQSDLDGENIDYFVGNTLSIALDSLNAQIHRAALLVGDELEPGFQRHDAVELTRAFAAQLPQVRGLLVNDLRAAFVGDPAARNFPEILIGYPGMTAIIHHRLAHLLYRLGARLVARLMAEIAHARTGIDIHPGASIGSGFFIDHGTGVVIGETAIIGDNVRIYQAVTLGARHFPTDDEGSLIKGDARHPIVADDVVIYAGATILGRITIGRGSTIGGNVWLTRDVPPNSVVTQATVRNTPGGGNASA, encoded by the coding sequence ATGAAGCGCGAGTTGCCGCCACAGTCGCCACCATCATCGGCCGGCGTTGCCGGCAGCCCGCCGGGCCGCTGGCAGCTCGACCGGATCGTCGCCGAGCTGCGCGTCTCCAGGGAGGAGACCCACAGCATCCGGCGCGACTGCGATCCGCGCCGCGCCCCATCGCGCGATGCGCTGGAAGCGATCCTTGACGGCCTCACCGAGGCGCTGTTCCCGCGGCACTATGGCCAATCGGATCTCGACGGAGAGAACATCGACTATTTCGTCGGCAACACCTTGAGCATCGCGCTGGATTCGCTCAACGCGCAAATCCACCGCGCCGCGCTGCTCGTCGGCGACGAACTCGAACCGGGTTTCCAGCGCCATGACGCCGTCGAACTGACGCGCGCATTCGCCGCGCAATTGCCGCAAGTGCGCGGGCTTCTTGTCAACGATCTGCGCGCGGCCTTCGTCGGCGATCCGGCGGCGCGAAACTTTCCGGAGATCCTGATCGGCTATCCCGGCATGACCGCAATCATCCACCACCGCCTTGCTCATCTCCTGTACCGGCTCGGCGCGCGGCTGGTGGCACGCCTGATGGCGGAGATCGCGCATGCCCGGACCGGCATCGATATTCATCCCGGCGCCAGCATCGGCTCGGGCTTCTTCATCGATCACGGCACCGGCGTCGTGATCGGGGAAACCGCGATCATCGGCGACAATGTCCGCATCTACCAGGCCGTTACGCTCGGCGCGCGGCATTTCCCGACCGACGACGAAGGCAGCCTGATCAAGGGCGACGCCCGTCATCCGATCGTCGCGGACGACGTGGTCATCTATGCCGGCGCCACCATCCTGGGCCGCATCACGATCGGCCGCGGCTCGACTATCGGCGGCAATGTCTGGCTGACCCGGGACGTCCCGCCGAACAGCGTGGTGACCCAGGCCACCGTGCGCAACACGCCGGGCGGCGGCAACGCTTCCGCCTAA
- a CDS encoding ABC transporter substrate-binding protein, whose product MNALIRILRARRFAARAAARLMLAGTVALGLAAPAFAEPPLEKTEIRYQGWAGQVTFTELAEDLGYLAPLKLKWVGNTISGPQDIQTVVTGDTDIGGAFYGAILKLIAAKAPIKAVIGYYGSDANTYQGYFVKDDSPIRTARDLIGKKVAVNTLGAHLEFVLREYLARNGLSASEARQVTLVAIPPVTGEQVLRQGQVEVSTLSGVLRDKALERGGIHSLFNDTDLFGQFTGGAYVLRDKFIKDNPNASRKLVEGISRAIQWAQTTPPEEVRARFEKIVAERKRNEDASAIKYWKSTGVASKGGLISDGEIQIWIDWLVKDGLFKPGQLKVSDTYTNEFNYFRPGKTAEAR is encoded by the coding sequence GCGCGCCCGGCGTTTCGCCGCACGCGCGGCCGCGCGCCTCATGCTGGCCGGCACCGTGGCGCTCGGGCTGGCGGCTCCGGCCTTTGCCGAGCCGCCGCTCGAAAAGACCGAGATTCGCTACCAGGGCTGGGCCGGCCAGGTGACGTTCACTGAGCTTGCCGAAGACCTCGGCTATCTCGCGCCGCTGAAGCTCAAATGGGTCGGCAACACGATCAGCGGGCCGCAGGACATCCAGACTGTCGTCACCGGCGATACCGACATCGGCGGTGCGTTCTATGGCGCAATTCTCAAGCTGATCGCTGCGAAGGCGCCGATCAAGGCGGTGATCGGCTATTACGGCTCCGACGCCAACACCTATCAGGGCTACTTCGTCAAGGACGACAGTCCGATCAGGACGGCGCGCGACCTGATCGGCAAGAAGGTTGCCGTCAATACGCTGGGCGCCCATCTCGAATTCGTGCTCCGCGAATATCTGGCACGGAATGGCCTCAGCGCCAGCGAGGCGAGGCAGGTGACGCTGGTGGCGATACCGCCGGTGACCGGTGAGCAGGTGTTGCGCCAAGGCCAGGTTGAGGTGAGTACGCTCAGCGGCGTGCTGCGCGACAAGGCGCTGGAGCGGGGCGGCATCCATTCGCTGTTCAACGATACCGATCTGTTCGGCCAGTTCACCGGCGGCGCCTATGTGCTGCGGGACAAATTCATCAAGGACAATCCCAATGCGTCGCGCAAGCTGGTTGAGGGCATCTCGCGCGCGATCCAATGGGCCCAGACCACGCCGCCGGAGGAGGTGCGGGCCCGGTTCGAGAAGATCGTCGCGGAACGCAAGCGCAATGAGGATGCGTCCGCGATCAAATACTGGAAGAGCACCGGCGTGGCGTCGAAGGGCGGACTGATCTCCGACGGTGAAATCCAGATCTGGATCGACTGGCTCGTCAAGGACGGCTTGTTCAAGCCGGGGCAGCTCAAGGTGTCCGATACCTATACCAACGAGTTCAACTATTTCCGTCCTGGCAAGACGGCGGAGGCGCGATGA
- a CDS encoding ABC transporter ATP-binding protein — MTSSVKIRFEQVRKEFVTRGEGGRPAGRFTALEDITLDVRSGEFLALVGPSGCGKSTLLDLLGGLTSPTSGRILLDGHPITGPGRDRGIVFQQYALFPWRTAAQNVEFGLDIAGLKAGQRREVARHFLDLVGLSGFADRYPHELSGGMKQRVAIARSLAYDPEVLLMDEPFAALDAQTRETLQGELLRIWRATGKTIVFITHGIDEAVVLGQRVAVMTSRPGRIKEIIDIPERLRSDSEDVRALPEFGQVRHEVWSLLRDEVQRAQQGQLADAAGVRRPGHEVAEIAHV; from the coding sequence ATGACGAGCTCGGTCAAGATCCGGTTCGAGCAGGTTCGCAAGGAATTCGTGACAAGGGGCGAGGGCGGCCGGCCGGCGGGCCGCTTCACGGCGCTGGAAGATATCACGCTGGATGTTCGCTCGGGCGAATTCCTGGCGCTGGTCGGCCCGAGCGGTTGTGGCAAATCCACCTTGCTTGATCTCCTGGGCGGGCTCACCTCGCCGACCAGCGGCCGCATTCTGCTCGACGGCCATCCGATCACGGGGCCGGGACGCGATCGCGGCATCGTGTTCCAGCAATACGCGCTGTTTCCGTGGCGGACCGCGGCGCAGAATGTCGAGTTTGGGCTCGATATCGCCGGCCTCAAGGCCGGGCAGCGGCGTGAGGTCGCGCGGCATTTCCTCGATCTGGTCGGCCTCTCCGGCTTTGCCGATCGCTATCCGCACGAACTCTCCGGAGGCATGAAGCAGCGTGTCGCGATCGCGCGAAGCCTCGCCTACGATCCGGAAGTCCTGCTGATGGACGAGCCGTTCGCCGCGCTCGATGCGCAGACGCGGGAAACGCTGCAGGGTGAGCTGCTGCGGATCTGGCGCGCCACCGGCAAGACCATCGTCTTCATCACCCATGGCATCGATGAGGCTGTCGTGCTTGGCCAACGGGTTGCGGTGATGACGTCGCGCCCGGGCCGGATCAAGGAGATCATCGATATTCCCGAGCGCTTGCGCAGCGATTCCGAAGACGTTCGCGCGCTGCCGGAGTTCGGTCAGGTGAGGCACGAGGTCTGGAGCCTGCTCCGCGACGAGGTGCAGAGGGCCCAGCAGGGCCAGTTGGCTGACGCCGCCGGTGTGCGTCGTCCGGGTCACGAAGTGGCGGAGATTGCTCATGTCTAG
- a CDS encoding ABC transporter permease: MSSLEVLALLELGHGRREQFQARRPPFTDRLRRALRGLATLGHRSLLVIILLAAWEAVPRLGLIDAVFLPPFSEVIAAGWQLAQTGELYDDVSASLLRALSGFLISVVLIVPLGLVVGWYSRLGDLLNQFIEICRNTAPLALLPVFILLLGIGELSKITMVIYSCAWPLLLNTIAAVKQVDPLLIKSARTMGATPQQLFRKVILPAALPTIFVGIRLASASAMLVLVASEMVGAKAGLGYLIINSQYSFLIPQMYFGILGITVIGLACNAVLEAIERHFMRWKAPVAG, translated from the coding sequence ATGTCTAGTCTCGAAGTGTTGGCACTGCTGGAGCTCGGGCACGGGCGGCGCGAGCAGTTCCAGGCTCGCCGGCCGCCATTCACCGATCGGTTGCGCAGGGCGCTTCGCGGCCTGGCCACACTCGGGCATCGCTCGTTGCTGGTGATCATCCTGCTGGCCGCCTGGGAGGCGGTGCCGCGGCTCGGGCTGATCGATGCTGTGTTCCTGCCACCATTCTCGGAGGTGATCGCGGCCGGCTGGCAGCTTGCGCAAACCGGCGAACTCTACGACGACGTCTCTGCCAGCCTGCTGCGCGCGCTGAGCGGATTTCTGATCTCGGTTGTCTTGATCGTCCCGCTCGGGCTCGTCGTCGGCTGGTACAGCCGGCTCGGCGATCTCCTGAACCAGTTCATCGAGATCTGCCGCAACACGGCTCCGCTGGCACTGCTGCCCGTGTTCATTCTGCTGCTCGGGATCGGCGAATTGTCCAAGATCACGATGGTGATCTATAGCTGCGCCTGGCCATTGCTGCTGAACACCATTGCCGCCGTGAAGCAGGTCGATCCGCTGCTGATCAAGTCGGCGCGGACCATGGGCGCGACGCCGCAGCAGCTGTTCCGCAAGGTGATCTTGCCGGCCGCGCTTCCGACCATCTTCGTCGGCATTCGCCTCGCCAGCGCATCGGCCATGCTGGTGCTGGTGGCGTCCGAAATGGTCGGCGCCAAGGCCGGCCTCGGCTATCTCATCATCAACAGCCAGTACAGCTTCCTGATCCCGCAGATGTATTTCGGCATTCTCGGAATCACGGTGATCGGTCTGGCATGCAATGCCGTTCTCGAGGCGATCGAACGGCACTTCATGCGCTGGAAGGCGCCGGTGGCTGGTTAG